One Cucumis melo cultivar AY chromosome 8, USDA_Cmelo_AY_1.0, whole genome shotgun sequence genomic window, CCCAGGAAAAACCCATCTCATAGCCACGCGAAAAAAATAAACTACCTCTCTGCCGTAGCGCGAAAATCAGCCACCACCGTCACGCCGCTCCGGCAGGCTTCTTCATCCCTCAAACAACAGTTCTTgttttcctctttttctctcCCCTTCTGTAAGTTTCTCGGTTCCACTCGAAATTACTCTAATTCTCGCAGTTCACAATGCCCATTTGGTTCTGTAACCCCTAAAAATCGATATCAAATATTTGACGTTAATGGGGTTCGTTTTTTTCTTTAGCCTATTTTGTTTCGGTTTTGTTATCTAGGGTTTTGTTAATACTcgagactttttttttttttttttgaaattttggttaTTTGGGTTTGTCGGTGTTCATATGAGTTATTTTCTGAAATTAGTTTTTGTGTTGATGGCATTTAATTTCTCTATTGTTTGGTCGTTATGAAGTTAGCAATTTTTATTCATGTACTTAAAATGTTTGTTCTGTTGTTTAACCAAGTGTAGTCCTTGCAAGCTACAAGATAATGTTGCAGCTGGTTCAGTTGAGGAAGGTCAAGAACAAGTTaaatccctttttttttttttgtgaagaGTGATTTCTGGAATTCTAAATCAAGGGTAACGAAGTCTAGTTCATCCTTGAAGGTCGTAGAAACTTATGGATTGAAATATTTTTCAAGGTGTCCTCCCTAATAAACCTCTCCTTCTTTAAGGCGTTTATAATATTGAAGAGAATGAGTCAATTTATAGCAGTCATCTACCTAAGATTTAATATCCTACGAGTATATTTGGACTTAAATGTTGTAGAATTAGGTGGTCTATCCCGTGAGATAAGTTTAGGTGATGCAAGTTGGCTGGGACTTAGAGGTTTTGATCCCCCATctctaaattttgttttgtcCTCAAAGAAGAAGAGTAATAATTAGTATGCATTTGGACAAAATCAGAATTAGGATATGTCAAAATCATTTTGGGTTATATGTGTGGCAGGAACTCTCATATTTTTAATGGCACCATTCATAGTTTTGACTATATTTCTTTGGTTGCATATACGGCCCTCACCTGGTGTAAATTGGTTTTCCCTTTTTATAATCATGATTTAGTTTCTCTCATCGCTCAATGAAAGAGCATTTTTGTAATCCTATTCATAGGTCATCCGCTTTGTAATTTCATCTTACCAATgaaatttttacattttttgataaaagaaaatgttgGGTTATGTGTGAAGAGTCCAAGGGAGCCATGGTTGGAGGCTATAAAACCAACGTATTCATTCCTATAAACTATACTGGTTATTTCATAGTTTCTAATGTAACATATCATATTTTCAGGATGTCTCCCGTGCGGGTTCTGGTTATGTATAATGGCGATTGGATTTTTAGTGAGAATGGTTTTGAATTTAATGGTGATAAATTAAAAGGAATAATTGTTGATGAGAAAATTACACACAGCGATCTTCTGGACAAAGTCTATGAGATTGTCAAAGTTGATCCAGCTGAATATGTGGCCACAATGAAATGTTTATATAAAGCCCACGTCCCAACCCCACCAACAGAGATATTAGACAATGAAGATGTAGATTTTTTTATTGGTGAGAATCTTGTAGACGATCATGGCAGGCGAACACCATTGTGCATCACCGTCAAACGCAGAGAATCACTAAATCAAGAGAAGGAGGTGCATTATCCAGTTCCGTTTGACTCTGGAAGTGTAAGTAATCAAACTTCTGGCTTTGTGCCTACTGCACAAAATTCTCAATTTCCTCCTTTTCTTGCTCTTACTGAAATCGAAGAACAAAACACAACTGCCATTAGTTGTGGACCTCAGGCAGACATGAATTGTGATGATGAGATGCAAAATGCTGATCAACATCAACATGATAACTGCAATGATAATAGAGGGCCTAATAATGTGGTAGAAAATGGGCATATGCAAAGTGATAATTATGGTTGTAGTGATGAGATTCATCCACACAACTCCAATAATATTTCTTTTGATGATAATCTTACCATCCAAAATGACAGAAAAGACATCCAAGAATTTGCAACACCTGATCCGTTGAACCCGAGCATTCAACCATGCTTATATTCTGAGCAGTTGAACATGAGTGTACCAAAAAATTTAACCATTGAGCAGTTGATGTCTAATGATACTATAGCAGTTGGCCAGACTTATCCAAGCAAGAAGGATGTACAAAGCAAATTAAGTCTTATGgctataaaagaaaattttgaattcaaagTAAGGCGTTCGACAAGAGAATTATTGTTCGTTATATGTACAGACAAAAGCTGTAAGTGGCGACTTCGTGCATCAAAGTTGAATGATTCTGACTGCTTCCTGATAAGAAAATTCCACAATGTCCATACTTGTTTAACCGAGAAGTTCCATCGCAACCATCATCAAGCCAGTAGTTGGGTTGTTGGTCAGCTGATCAAGTCCAAGTTCGAGGAAGGTGCTTCTGATTATAGACCAAATGACATAATCAAAGATGTGGAGAAACAACTTGGAGTTACCATATCTTATGATAAAGCTTGGAGGGCACGAGAAATTGCTCTTCGTTGCCTAAAGAGGTCCCGGGATCGAGAGAAACGGTCCCGTGGGAGACCGAGGAAGGAAAAACCTGTGTTAACTGACAAAGAACCATCTCTGCGATTGTGTGGGACCTGTGGTGGTCGTGGTCACAATAGAAAAACTTGTAGAAGCCTTACTGTGCCACAGTGAAGTGCTAGAGAACTGGGAGTTAATGAAGGAGTAGGTAGAGcttgaccttttttttttctttcttttattgtgGGGATGATATTTAATAAATGAAATTTGATATGTTGAAGGTGATCCAAAGTGCTGTTCTCATTTTTCGTTTTTCCTTCTTTGAGAAtggtattctttcatttcatttcagTTCTAGTATAACATTTTGGCTTCTTGTTATTTCTGCATTTGGgttgttttcttttctcattATATGTATTCATATATTATCTAATCGAATCACGTGGTTAAAAGACTTggtataaattaattttggatgAGTTTTATTTGGGATATTCCTTAGTCCCAATGGTTAAAATTCTAGGTTGATGAagattaaatataattattgttttGATCATTGATACAAAAGGTTCACGAATTGGGAGAAAGTCTTTCTACGGATTTACGTCAGAGGTATCTCATGACCTTATTGTCAATGCTAGGTGTAACTTTTTTTTATGACAATGCTTATTGGGCTTATGATATGCTATTAAACCTTTGTTTAACGTGTTTATGACTCGTTTTTATAAACAAAAGATGAATGATCAACGTTTTATAttgatattttcattaatattcCAATAAAACTGAAATTATGTTATACCATAACATCATAATACGGCACGAATctctaattaaattataaatctccagttaaattataaattcaattaattatatgtaACTATTTGATCCAAAAGTTTTAAAGTCATTTCTAACCTTTTGTCCTTACTGATAAAACTCTAAACTAAACATTATTTTGTCACTAATAAAACTCTTAAAACTTGAAACTTGTGTAAAGAATTAAGGGACTAAATATGTGAAATTAACCTAAATATGTAGGTAATAAAGGATTGACTTATGATAATTTACACAAcatattaaacaaataataaaaactgGATCGTTGCCTCAAAATAGATACCATATAAAGTTTGAATAGCTGGTCAGTCCCAAACTTCGCTCGTGAAAGAAATCTCAATCTACACATCAAAATATAATCCATCTATACATTCAAAATCTTCTGAAACTCGTCAGTGATGTCGATGACTTCACTTTCATgttcttttcttcttaattCAGAAAGTTGTAAATTCAATTCATCAATTTGCTTATGAATTCTTTCCCCCCTGTCCGGTAATCTTGAGATAAGAACCTGAACATTTattcaacaaaataaaatttcagCTGCTTTGACAAATTGAATTAAAACCAAAATAACCCGTCGTCAAATCGAGTCATCTTAGAACGATCCTAAAATCATAACAATTTCTGTTATTCCTTTATATTGAGAGTTTTGTTAGATTAGACAATTTAGACTTTGTTTAATGTTTTTAGATTTACTAAATACATCAAATATGTGTCTCGGCTGACAATCtagatttcttttttctttttctttttttttaagaaaaaaaactacATCAGGATTCCATGAATTAAACGGTATAAATCTTGAAATTATGTTGTTAGTGCGTCCAAATCtataattttaagtttaaaatgtaaaattatattatatttaaaaactaaaaatatgtATTAATGTGTTAGATTATATAGTATAACAAAAGAATTCTTTTTAGCATGAAACATGttcttaaattaattaatattagtTAGCAAGTAACTATAAGTAGTTTTGTggtttacaaaatatagtaccaaaaaaattttaaattatggtTTACATTAGAATCCAATTTCCAATTTCAAAGCTTTCTAGCAAACACGTGATTCTATTTTTATTGAATCacttgtttttaatttttgttttcagaTTTCCTGCCACAGGGTCGATTTGAGTGAGGAAATCTGGGAGAGGACTATAGCTAGATTATGTTTTTAGGAACCGTCACTCAAAAGGGAAGTTGATGGAACCGTACCTTATTTTCTAGAGTTTGAGACAGCCGATTGATTCTATATTCGATTTCCTTTGCCGTAGGTTTGCCTGGACTGCTTGAATTTGTGATAGATCTATTTAACATCACATCCTTTGGGTTGAAAGCATACCTTGCTCTGGAAACAACGTAAAAGACGTTACTACGCTATGTGATGTTTTATATAATCCATGTAATACTAACTCATACCCGTTTATATCATGATTGGATGAAGAACTTGATGTTGGTCTGTCTCTGAATCCAAACTCTCTATTCCTCCTACAACCATATTAAAATGGAACTGGTTAGTTTCAAAAGGTAATGAACATTGCAAGGCTTATaatgatcttttatttttccagAAAAAGGAGTGAAACGAATTTGCAGTGATAAATAAAGTTACCTGAACGACGTGTCTTCTTCCTCCAATGCATACACCGGCTCTGGAGCTGTCTTAGAAAACAGCAAATTGTGGTGACTAACTCCTGCAATACCTTGAGTCTCCAGAAACTTTATGTGGCTTCTCAAAGATTCATCCCTGTAGCCACAAACAACATGTGAATACgaaaaaagggaaaaatgtACTGCAAAATGCCGGTTATGGTCTCCCGTTTGGCAGCCGAAAGGACTTCAAAGACTAAGATTCTCTTCTTAAACAAAATCTCGATTTCTTGAATAAACAGAAGCGTAAACATATagaatatttaaatcatatttaccaaTATACACACATCATACTAATATTATAATCCACTAATGATGCTAATCGACTAGTACAGCCTAGTTGATCAAAAAGTTTTcatctaaaattcaaatctccCAACGATACAGAATGCTTGATACTTGGAGGCAGATGACAAGATAAAAAACTTAAGATTCTTGAATTGTCctacacccccccccccccccccccccctccgaGCATAATTGGCATCCCATTAAAGTATACTTCCTAACCAATTTGAAGTACAGTTTAAAACAATTACATGACGTTCAATCAGTAATTACATGACAAGAAAGTAGCAACTGCAAGCACACATTGCTGCACTACTGCCAAATAAAGGGGCACGCTTAAGTACCACCTGACAAAGTACCCAGAAAGACATAATTACTTAGGAGTCCAGAAGCGCTATAGAAACATACACAATTTCAGCGGCATTTTAGAGTAAACCATAGGCAAGTTTTAAATATGAACACTCGTGTGAATGCCTATCATTTGCGTTCAATGGAATTTATCATTTAAATCATACATTGTAAGTTGTTGATCATGTTCCTCATGCATTTGTTGTTGTGTGACAGATGTATCAAATCCCTCTTCTGGAAGACTAAAAAGCTCCCGAAGATCCTGGAACATTTATATTATTAACCACACAATCCAACAAGCAAAACAAAAAGATTACTTACAATTTTACATGTATTACCTGTTGACTAAAGTACCGTATCTGTTCTTTGTGCTCTGTTGCTGTTTTAAACAATCCCCCTTTATAAACCTACacataaattttataaatcaaAACAAGTGGTAGAATTTCGTTCGAATTAAAAATGGCAATCCTTTTAAATGTACAATGGTGATTTGCTCATAGACCAAATAATCATATAAGCCTCCCAGGAGGTGcgggaaaagaaagaaagaaagaaaattactGCAAAGTAAGGTCTATGGGGAATTTATGGGTATACGTAGGAAAAAAGGTTAACTAATTTGGTCTAGTAAACAATTCTACATTCTCAGGTTTATGCGTGCCATACATGACATTTAAGATCTTAGTTTAATAAGAGTTGTACATTCGACAAACATTTATAGAATAATCATTACCTGTTTTCTGTAGATCTTTTCTTCAACAGTCCCACATGTCATTAATCTATACACTATAACATCTTTCTTTTGCCCAATTCTGTATGCTCGATCAACGCTTTGATTATCAGTACTACAACCAGATTGGGAACATTTAGTTAATTACTGCAAATTcattatatatatgtacatacatGCATACATGTTAACATGAAAAATGATCTTAGATATTGAGATTCACATGTAAAGAGTTAATTTGTACAAGATGAAATGCAAATGCATGTAAGATCAAATGCATATTTTCTATTGAGTGTTCAGTGTTGCAAAAGTTAGAGTTATGAGCAACCACTTCAACTACTCTACCATCGAAGTATGACATTTAAACAACTAAGaagtcaaaatttaattttgactTGAATATGAAACTTCAAGACTCATGCAGTATTACAGAATGGACGTGGATGTTAGTGAGGCATGACTTAAGATGGTAGACTCGCCATGCACTAGCTTGTGTCATATCATCATAAAGTGCATAAATGATTTCTTCAATTGATCAAAGATGTACAAATACACAGGCAAATGAACTTATTCTAAGTATCCATATTGAATTTTCAGTCATTTTGTAGGAAACAAACTTTAACTACAACATGTATGTTACTGTTTAACCAATCAGTGATGATTTTCTATTCGATAGCCAAtaagaaatggaagaaaatgaagcAACAATGGAGAAGGggaaaatttttttaaaaagatggAGAATTTTTCTGCCTTATTTGAAAGAAACTATGTAGTCATGGTATTCTTCAACAAATTTAAGCTGCAAGATTGATGCAAACATGAGAAagaattaaacatatatatctAAAAAACCTTGGATTCCAAGCTGGATCTACTACAATTACACGATCAGCTCGGGTAAGTGTAAGACCTAGACCACCGACTTGAGATGTCAAGAGAAATATAGAAGCTCCTCTACCTTCTTGAAAATCCTACGAAGGGAGAAAAGAATTTCATATCAAGAAGGttatataaacatatataagTGTCTTTTGGTACTTTACTTACATTTACAATCTTCACTCGGTCCATGGCTTTTGTAGTACCATCAATGCGCAAGAACTCATAGTCATTGGATAACAGTGATTTCTACGGAGAAAAAAGTATGCACGTCAATCACTTCAACCTCATTAGAAATGGTGATACTCATTACATGAACTGGTgcatttatatttaaatttcacACAGTAAAAACTCCCACAAACAAGTACATTATATTAAAAATGTCTCTATTTGTAAGGAATTTTAGAGTTTGTCAATAAAAGCTTTGAAGTGTTACCACGTTGTGGTGGTTGCTGTCAAAAGTTTTTACTGTTTCAAGCCTTCTGTCAAATATGCATTGGATAAAGTATTTGTAGATACACTGTTGGCTAGGCTAAGGTCAGTAAGGTTTCATCCTATTGCCTTTGAAATAGATGTTCATTGGAATAAGAGTTTCGCTTGAGATGGGTTGAAAGAGTAAAAGGTTCTGCCTTTACATTTTTGGCTGGTAGGATGCTTTATTTTGGGATAATGcatcaatgtttttttttacgcATCTGTATTCCTAGGGGTGCCATTAGTGGAAAAACTTTTCAACGATGTCTCTTTACTCAAGACACATCAATAGCAACACACTtctaaaaataagataaaaatagCACTAAATCGCTTAATTGGACAACAAAAAATTCATGAACATAACTCTTTCTTTATGAAAATGAATATAACCACTAAATACAGAGCTTTTATTCATGCAGATCATCAAGACACTTGAGGCATAGCAACTGATAATATAAAGAGCCTACATAAACTGGTGTATTAATTAATAGATGAGATTTATGTGTATTCTTTATTTTGACACATTCAAATACATGGATGGATATATTGTATGCCACTGTTTATACTAAAGTTGTTCGATAGCATATTTATCAACAATCATCTTGACATTTACACTATGAGCCCATAACCATATTTTGTTATGAAATAGTGTTGTTTGAATATCAAGTATCAGAATAAGTCAAGCAAAACTGAACCTCGAGAAGATTGAGCATCTTGCGAGTTTGAGAAAAGATAAGAACACTATGCCCCTTCGGAACCAAATTATCCTGCCAACAACAGAAAGGATGTTATATTGAACACGCTAGCATTTATACTTCAACAACGGATTCAATAAAACATCACTAACCAATAAAGACATTATGAAGGATATTTTGCAAGAGACATTGTCATCATACACTTCAGAAAAGTCCCTATCAACTACATCTGCTAATTGTTTTGCCAGCTTTTCTGCTACACCAGCATCTTCTGGGCTTAACACTGTTTCCATTCCTTCCAATACCTCTTCAGCAGCTCTTTTGGTCAAAAGAAGAGGATGATCGCATATCTTCTTAAGAATCTGCACATACCAAATGAATACTTAACTTTGTGGCACTCCCCAATTTGTGGCGATGATGATACCATTTCAAGGAAGAAAAGTTGTTAGAAGATAGATGAGGACAGGGGATCTCCCTTAACCTCAAATTTATTAAATGGtggatattttttttaaaattttctagtTCAGAAGAAAATTTGGGAAAATTTTAACCCAACTTGCATTGTGATTCATGAATAGTAGGGCATAAATACCAAAATAAAAGACGTGGATgttctttaataaataaatagataagcCACACCATGGTTCATAAGCTTTAAGACAATTCACATGAAGCAAACAGCACTGTCAAGCGTCAAAGGGGAAGCAGTAAATGATTTGCACATTGCATACAATTTGAGCTAGAACTTAATGATGATAAATTGTATCACAAAGTCGAGGGTTTTATGGATTGTTTAGTTTCATTTTGGCTTTCGAATTGGTTTTCTCGCTGTACAATGTATTTGGCCATTTTTCCTCTGGAAGTTGCATGGTTTTTCATTCACCAGTGAAAAATATGTTCCcttgaaattataaaaataaagtaCCGTAATGGC contains:
- the LOC103500950 gene encoding uncharacterized protein LOC103500950 isoform X2, which encodes MSPVRVLVMYNGDWIFSENGFEFNGDKLKGIIVDEKITHSDLLDKVYEIVKVDPAEYVATMKCLYKAHVPTPPTEILDNEDVDFFIGENLVDDHGRRTPLCITVKRRESLNQEKEVHYPVPFDSGSVSNQTSGFVPTAQNSQFPPFLALTEIEEQNTTAISCGPQADMNCDDEMQNADQHQHDNCNDNRGPNNVVENGHMQSDNYGCSDEIHPHNSNNISFDDNLTIQNDRKDIQEFATPDPLNPSIQPCLYSEQLNMSVPKNLTIEQLMSNDTIAVGQTYPSKKDVQSKLSLMAIKENFEFKVRRSTRELLFVICTDKSCKWRLRASKLNDSDCFLIRKFHNVHTCLTEKFHRNHHQASSWVVGQLIKSKFEEGASDYRPNDIIKDVEKQLGVTISYDKAWRAREIALRCLKRSRDREKRSRGRPRKEKPVLTDKEPSLRLCGTCGGRGHNRKTCRSLTVPQ
- the LOC103500950 gene encoding uncharacterized protein LOC103500950 isoform X1, with amino-acid sequence MGMSPVRVLVMYNGDWIFSENGFEFNGDKLKGIIVDEKITHSDLLDKVYEIVKVDPAEYVATMKCLYKAHVPTPPTEILDNEDVDFFIGENLVDDHGRRTPLCITVKRRESLNQEKEVHYPVPFDSGSVSNQTSGFVPTAQNSQFPPFLALTEIEEQNTTAISCGPQADMNCDDEMQNADQHQHDNCNDNRGPNNVVENGHMQSDNYGCSDEIHPHNSNNISFDDNLTIQNDRKDIQEFATPDPLNPSIQPCLYSEQLNMSVPKNLTIEQLMSNDTIAVGQTYPSKKDVQSKLSLMAIKENFEFKVRRSTRELLFVICTDKSCKWRLRASKLNDSDCFLIRKFHNVHTCLTEKFHRNHHQASSWVVGQLIKSKFEEGASDYRPNDIIKDVEKQLGVTISYDKAWRAREIALRCLKRSRDREKRSRGRPRKEKPVLTDKEPSLRLCGTCGGRGHNRKTCRSLTVPQ